The following are encoded together in the Xanthomonas sacchari genome:
- a CDS encoding DUF4189 domain-containing protein: MLKYIISFFLCLLCAGAIAQTACPTGVTAGSAQCLPDSDSSSGAARPTGEWIKTWGAIATASNGDIGSSTGKFSEQEAEENALRLCSNLGNSDCKIMITYKNQCVAVVKAAEGRTGGKVVTGGGEEKAKSEALRQCKKSSGAECSVVGVDCSKPYFKKY; this comes from the coding sequence ATGTTGAAATATATTATTTCATTTTTTTTGTGTCTCCTCTGTGCGGGAGCGATAGCGCAAACGGCTTGCCCTACCGGCGTTACTGCCGGTAGTGCCCAATGCCTACCTGATTCTGATTCGTCCAGTGGTGCTGCGCGTCCTACAGGTGAGTGGATTAAGACCTGGGGTGCGATCGCAACTGCGTCCAATGGAGATATCGGGAGCAGCACTGGGAAGTTTTCTGAGCAGGAAGCTGAGGAGAATGCTCTCAGGTTGTGCAGCAATCTGGGTAATTCGGATTGCAAAATTATGATAACTTATAAAAATCAATGTGTGGCAGTTGTAAAGGCCGCTGAGGGTCGTACTGGCGGGAAGGTGGTTACCGGGGGGGGCGAAGAGAAAGCTAAGAGTGAGGCTCTGAGGCAGTGCAAGAAGTCTTCCGGTGCTGAGTGTTCCGTGGTGGGAGTGGATTGCTCTAAGCCTTATTTTAAAAAGTATTGA
- a CDS encoding type IV secretion system protein gives MDFLQNYANYQFFILINNFLRDEIDYFQWALLIRMSWWVTVTAMSALTLWILLKGYRVATGQSRESAMELVVSSLRSALIIGVAMSMVSAARPGATTGDQQMNGLYWRLTDGLSSAIVETVTGDSESAYQAIDKNLALMQIAMTSIDQIDTASNPQLEDEKSRARWFTGLGMAGPGVVGGSLLLLNKLAMALFVGFGPLFILCLLFDATKSLFQKWLMYGIGTVFSLAVLSFTVGLATKVVAAVAAGFLAKWALPGGSTEGVSSMALQQGGIGLVLSTLIITAPPMAASFFQGTLGQFSPYSGFGAVGKDPASGRPYSPTSPGYSPSSRTAPDDYNPSSHSTNTHGNRQPNFASDSGSQMGDGRLRNSGLS, from the coding sequence ATGGATTTTTTGCAGAACTACGCCAATTACCAGTTCTTCATCCTCATCAACAATTTCTTGCGGGATGAGATCGACTACTTTCAGTGGGCCTTGTTGATCCGCATGTCGTGGTGGGTGACGGTGACGGCGATGAGCGCGCTGACGCTGTGGATCCTGCTCAAGGGGTACCGCGTCGCCACCGGGCAATCGCGTGAATCGGCGATGGAGCTGGTGGTGAGTTCGCTGCGCTCGGCGCTCATCATTGGTGTGGCCATGAGCATGGTGTCCGCTGCCAGGCCTGGGGCCACCACGGGCGATCAGCAGATGAACGGCCTGTATTGGCGGCTCACGGACGGACTCAGCAGCGCCATCGTGGAGACTGTGACCGGCGACTCGGAGAGCGCCTATCAGGCGATCGACAAGAACCTGGCGTTGATGCAGATCGCGATGACGAGCATCGATCAGATCGATACGGCGAGCAATCCCCAGCTGGAAGACGAAAAAAGCCGCGCGCGTTGGTTCACCGGCTTGGGCATGGCAGGCCCTGGCGTAGTGGGCGGATCGTTGTTGCTGCTGAACAAGCTGGCGATGGCGCTGTTCGTCGGCTTTGGGCCGTTGTTCATTCTGTGTCTGCTATTTGATGCCACCAAGTCCTTGTTCCAGAAGTGGCTGATGTATGGAATCGGGACGGTCTTCTCGCTGGCCGTGCTGAGCTTCACGGTCGGTCTGGCGACGAAGGTGGTGGCGGCGGTCGCAGCCGGGTTCCTGGCCAAGTGGGCGCTTCCCGGCGGCTCGACCGAGGGTGTCAGCAGCATGGCATTGCAGCAAGGAGGAATCGGCTTGGTCTTGAGCACGCTGATCATCACGGCCCCGCCGATGGCGGCCTCGTTCTTCCAGGGCACGCTGGGTCAGTTCTCGCCGTACTCGGGCTTTGGCGCGGTTGGCAAGGATCCGGCGTCTGGTAGGCCTTACTCGCCAACTTCGCCTGGATACAGCCCATCTTCAAGGACGGCGCCGGATGACTACAATCCTTCTTCTCACTCCACAAATACGCATGGCAATAGGCAGCCGAATTTTGCTTCCGATTCTGGATCTCAAATGGGTGATGGAAGGTTGAGAAATTCCGGCTTGAGTTGA
- a CDS encoding VirB4 family type IV secretion/conjugal transfer ATPase: protein MFIPDTSISEFISISTHVAPSVLKTTGGDFMLVWHLGGLPFVGREEWEIEHRHNTFNRMLQTLRAPDFANVAFWVHDVRRRRRIKNTGKFKQAFNQELSDQYYGALSSQKIMQNELYLTMIYRPVVTGKRLMDKSSSIPQLQSEQDQAIAKVIELAGNVEAVLKDYSPYRLSMYEASNGVVFSEALEFFGYLINRIDEPVPVLQAPVPAYLPVSKHMFANKTGDFVIKTPEGVNHFGAILNIKEYTDGTYPGILNGLKYLDFEYVVTHSFSPMGRHDALKVLDRTKGMMVSSGDKAVSQIHELDLAMDQLSSGNFVLGEYHFTIAVYADTQEKLAQQIATTRAELSNAGFVSTKEDLAVASSFYAQLPGNWRYRTRIANVSSLNFLGLSPLHNFAQGKRENNPWGECVTTLQTTNGQPYYFNFHATHPAENSLGEKAIANTMVIGKSGTGKTALINFLLSQVQKFDPIPTIFFFDKDRGAEIFVRACGGNYLALENGKPTGFNPFQCERTEANVQFLADLIKVLAGKIEYTSREEEDIFRGVEGMLDTPMHLRSMTNFRKSLPNMGDDGLYARMRKWTAGNSHGWVFDNPVDTIDLEKASIIGFDYTDVIDNPEVRVPVINYLLHRLEALIDGRPLIYVMDEFWKILDGKGGLKEFAKNKQKTIRKQNGLGIFATQSPEDALASDISAALVEQTATMILLPNPNASKEDYMDGLKLTEAEYQVVVSLDERSRCFLVKQGHGSSVCQLNLRGMDDALSVISASTDNIEIMHQVLERKAKEHGIAPDDLTPEQWLNEFYARRKGSGKSGPAKSVSSDNRGAAAVS from the coding sequence ATGTTCATCCCCGATACTTCGATCAGCGAGTTCATCTCCATCTCCACACATGTGGCGCCGTCCGTGCTGAAGACGACGGGAGGGGATTTCATGCTGGTCTGGCACCTGGGCGGGCTTCCGTTCGTGGGCCGCGAAGAGTGGGAGATCGAACACCGGCACAACACCTTCAACCGCATGCTGCAGACGCTGCGCGCTCCGGACTTCGCCAACGTGGCGTTCTGGGTGCACGACGTGCGTCGCCGCCGCCGCATCAAGAACACCGGCAAGTTCAAGCAGGCGTTCAACCAGGAGTTGTCGGACCAGTACTACGGTGCCCTGTCCTCGCAGAAGATCATGCAGAACGAGCTGTATCTGACCATGATCTACCGTCCGGTGGTGACGGGTAAGCGGCTCATGGACAAGTCGTCGAGCATTCCCCAGTTGCAATCCGAGCAGGACCAGGCGATTGCCAAAGTCATCGAACTGGCAGGCAACGTCGAAGCCGTACTGAAGGACTACTCGCCCTACCGGCTGAGCATGTATGAGGCCAGCAACGGCGTGGTGTTCTCCGAGGCGCTGGAGTTCTTCGGTTATCTGATCAACCGCATCGACGAGCCAGTGCCGGTGCTGCAGGCGCCGGTGCCCGCCTATCTGCCGGTCAGCAAGCATATGTTCGCCAACAAGACCGGCGACTTCGTGATCAAGACCCCGGAGGGCGTCAATCATTTCGGCGCCATTCTGAACATCAAGGAATACACCGACGGGACCTATCCGGGCATCCTCAATGGTTTGAAGTATCTCGACTTCGAGTATGTGGTGACCCACTCCTTCAGCCCGATGGGACGGCACGACGCGCTGAAGGTGCTTGATCGCACCAAGGGCATGATGGTGTCCTCCGGCGACAAGGCGGTCAGCCAGATCCACGAGCTCGACCTGGCGATGGATCAGCTGTCGTCGGGTAATTTCGTGTTGGGCGAGTACCACTTCACCATCGCGGTCTATGCGGATACGCAGGAGAAGCTTGCGCAGCAGATCGCGACCACCCGTGCGGAACTGTCCAATGCCGGTTTCGTCTCGACCAAGGAGGATCTGGCGGTCGCGTCCTCCTTCTACGCCCAACTGCCGGGCAATTGGCGTTACCGCACGCGTATCGCCAATGTCAGCTCACTGAACTTCCTCGGCCTGTCGCCGCTGCACAATTTCGCCCAGGGCAAGCGCGAGAACAATCCGTGGGGCGAGTGCGTCACCACCTTGCAGACCACCAACGGCCAGCCGTATTACTTCAATTTCCACGCGACGCATCCGGCGGAAAACTCGCTCGGCGAGAAGGCGATCGCCAATACCATGGTGATCGGCAAGTCCGGTACCGGTAAGACTGCGTTGATCAACTTCCTGCTCAGCCAAGTGCAGAAGTTCGATCCGATTCCCACCATTTTCTTCTTCGACAAGGACCGCGGCGCCGAGATCTTCGTGCGTGCCTGCGGCGGCAACTATCTGGCGCTGGAGAACGGCAAGCCCACCGGCTTTAACCCGTTCCAGTGCGAGCGCACCGAGGCGAACGTGCAGTTCCTGGCCGACCTGATCAAGGTCCTGGCCGGCAAGATCGAATACACCTCGCGCGAGGAGGAGGACATCTTCCGCGGTGTGGAAGGCATGCTCGATACGCCCATGCACCTGCGCAGCATGACCAACTTCCGCAAGAGCCTGCCCAACATGGGCGACGACGGCCTGTACGCGCGCATGCGCAAGTGGACCGCCGGCAACTCGCATGGCTGGGTGTTCGACAACCCGGTCGACACGATCGATCTGGAGAAGGCGAGTATCATCGGCTTCGACTACACCGACGTCATCGACAACCCGGAAGTGCGCGTTCCGGTCATCAACTACCTGCTGCATCGATTGGAAGCCTTGATCGACGGCCGGCCGCTCATCTACGTGATGGACGAGTTCTGGAAGATCCTCGATGGCAAGGGCGGCCTGAAGGAATTCGCCAAGAACAAGCAGAAGACCATCCGTAAGCAGAACGGCCTGGGCATCTTTGCCACCCAGAGCCCGGAGGATGCACTGGCTAGCGACATTTCCGCCGCCTTGGTCGAACAGACTGCGACCATGATCCTGCTGCCCAATCCAAATGCCAGCAAGGAAGACTATATGGACGGCCTCAAGCTCACCGAGGCCGAATACCAGGTCGTGGTCAGCCTGGACGAGCGCTCGCGCTGTTTCTTGGTCAAGCAGGGCCACGGCTCGTCGGTGTGCCAGCTCAATCTGCGCGGCATGGACGATGCCCTGTCGGTGATCTCGGCGTCGACCGACAATATCGAAATCATGCATCAGGTGCTGGAGCGCAAGGCCAAGGAACACGGCATCGCGCCGGACGATCTGACGCCAGAACAATGGTTGAACGAGTTCTATGCAAGGCGCAAAGGGTCCGGTAAATCGGGGCCGGCGAAGTCGGTGTCTTCGGATAATCGGGGGGCGGCGGCGGTCAGCTGA
- a CDS encoding type IV secretion system protein VirB3, giving the protein MHKNVLFRGCTRPAMFFGVPYIPFFIGAGGGFLMGIYFDMWLLLLIPVIVFVMQQMTKRDEMIFRMLGLRWMMRMRVRNLQRYSGMWVFSPNEYRKEVPGAKR; this is encoded by the coding sequence ATGCATAAGAACGTACTTTTCCGGGGCTGCACCCGACCGGCGATGTTTTTCGGGGTGCCTTACATCCCGTTCTTCATCGGCGCGGGCGGCGGCTTCCTGATGGGTATCTATTTCGATATGTGGCTGCTGCTGCTCATTCCCGTCATCGTCTTCGTCATGCAGCAGATGACCAAGCGGGACGAGATGATCTTCCGCATGCTCGGCTTGCGCTGGATGATGAGGATGCGCGTGCGCAACCTGCAGCGCTATTCCGGCATGTGGGTGTTCTCGCCGAATGAGTACAGGAAAGAGGTGCCGGGCGCCAAGCGCTAG
- a CDS encoding TrbC/VirB2 family protein gives MFKNNQMKSNAKVIGTAALQAAVFTVALLASSFAMAQDYAGADTKVCNFLGKTNNILNMASIVVVTIAVVFAGYQIAFAHKRVSEVAPVLLGGVLIGAAGQLAKMLIGDTGQKECTATAAIQMIQHVLHYA, from the coding sequence ATGTTCAAGAACAATCAGATGAAGTCGAACGCCAAGGTCATCGGCACGGCGGCGTTGCAGGCGGCGGTGTTCACCGTGGCCCTGCTCGCGTCCAGCTTCGCGATGGCGCAGGACTATGCCGGTGCCGATACCAAGGTCTGCAACTTCCTCGGCAAGACCAACAACATCCTGAACATGGCATCCATCGTGGTGGTGACGATCGCGGTCGTCTTCGCCGGTTACCAGATCGCATTCGCGCACAAGCGCGTTTCCGAAGTGGCGCCGGTGCTGCTGGGTGGCGTGCTGATCGGCGCGGCCGGCCAGTTGGCCAAGATGCTGATCGGCGATACCGGCCAGAAGGAGTGCACGGCCACCGCCGCGATCCAGATGATCCAGCACGTTCTGCACTATGCATAA
- a CDS encoding lytic transglycosylase domain-containing protein has protein sequence MLPGMELLSCPEMAVPAEVMQHVVRVESSHNPFAIGVVGGRLVRQPQNLSEAVATARMLEEKGYNFSLGLGQVNRYNLIKYGLDTYEKAFKTCPNLQAASKILAECYSRSGGNWGKSFSCYYSGNFETGYRHGYVQKVYASINQGRALAASTAGAIPVIPAGGVRRAVNDSVKAAAVREVDSIVSRRIDSAADRLANGLAAQAQPSMRPQAAVAAPGQQTAGAVAAAAAQPTAADADLYVIRPTGAGKGVAVPAGGGAPPAPHVAAHAPQAVAGAAVPGSSTPPPTSGDGAFVF, from the coding sequence ATGTTGCCAGGCATGGAATTACTCAGCTGTCCCGAAATGGCGGTTCCGGCTGAGGTCATGCAGCACGTTGTGCGCGTCGAGTCGTCGCACAACCCGTTCGCGATCGGCGTGGTCGGCGGTCGCCTGGTGCGCCAGCCGCAGAACCTGTCCGAAGCGGTGGCCACCGCGCGGATGCTGGAAGAGAAGGGCTACAACTTTTCCCTCGGCCTGGGGCAGGTCAATCGCTACAACCTGATCAAGTACGGCCTGGATACCTACGAAAAGGCCTTCAAGACCTGTCCCAACCTGCAGGCCGCGTCGAAGATCCTGGCCGAGTGCTACAGCCGCTCGGGCGGCAACTGGGGCAAGTCGTTCAGTTGCTACTACTCCGGCAACTTCGAGACCGGGTACCGCCACGGCTACGTGCAGAAGGTCTACGCGTCGATCAACCAGGGCAGGGCGCTGGCCGCGTCCACGGCTGGTGCGATTCCGGTGATCCCGGCCGGAGGCGTGCGTCGTGCGGTCAACGACTCGGTGAAGGCCGCGGCGGTGCGCGAAGTCGATTCGATCGTGTCGCGGCGCATCGACTCGGCGGCCGATCGACTCGCCAACGGGCTCGCTGCGCAAGCCCAGCCATCGATGCGTCCCCAGGCCGCCGTCGCGGCGCCGGGGCAGCAGACGGCTGGCGCAGTGGCGGCCGCGGCGGCGCAGCCGACAGCGGCAGACGCTGATCTCTACGTAATACGACCTACAGGCGCCGGCAAAGGAGTGGCGGTTCCTGCAGGTGGCGGGGCGCCCCCAGCTCCGCACGTTGCCGCACACGCGCCCCAGGCCGTGGCGGGAGCGGCCGTTCCTGGCTCAAGTACGCCGCCGCCGACGTCTGGCGACGGGGCCTTCGTATTCTAG
- the virB11 gene encoding P-type DNA transfer ATPase VirB11 has translation MTFDDSPTAQISTDFLDYQYSVLGILDYLNSPEVTEICINRPGELYLETLRGWQRMDIPSLTFDRARQFCTAVVNESNTGQRITDADPVVSLTFPTGQRAQFVIPPACDAGKVSITIRLPSKHTKTLEQYKEDGFFQEILEVQSGLSEQDLELLELRRQRDYAEFFKKAVLFKKNVVVAGATGSGKTTFMKSLVNHIPHEERLVTIEDARELFISQPNSVHLLYSKGGQSTSNVTAKSCMEACLRMKPDRIILAELRGDESFYFIRNCASGHPGSITSCHAGSIGQTWDQLALMVKASAEGSGLEFAVIKRLLMMTIDIVVHIKSHAGRRYITGIDFDPERTHSGGG, from the coding sequence GTGACGTTCGACGACTCTCCGACCGCGCAGATCTCCACGGACTTCCTGGATTACCAGTATTCGGTGCTGGGCATCCTGGATTATCTGAACTCGCCGGAAGTGACGGAAATCTGCATCAACCGTCCCGGCGAGCTGTACCTGGAGACCCTGCGCGGCTGGCAGCGGATGGACATCCCGTCGCTGACCTTCGATCGCGCCCGGCAGTTCTGTACGGCAGTGGTCAACGAGAGCAATACCGGTCAGCGCATCACTGATGCCGATCCGGTGGTGTCGCTGACCTTTCCCACCGGGCAGCGCGCGCAGTTCGTGATTCCGCCGGCCTGCGATGCCGGCAAGGTGTCGATCACCATCCGTCTGCCGTCCAAGCACACCAAGACCCTGGAGCAGTACAAGGAAGATGGCTTCTTCCAGGAGATTCTGGAGGTGCAGTCGGGGCTCAGCGAGCAGGACCTCGAGTTGCTGGAGTTGCGGCGGCAGCGCGATTACGCTGAATTCTTCAAGAAGGCGGTGCTGTTCAAGAAGAACGTCGTCGTCGCCGGCGCCACCGGCAGCGGCAAGACCACCTTCATGAAGTCGCTGGTGAATCACATCCCGCACGAAGAGCGGCTGGTGACGATCGAGGACGCGCGCGAACTCTTCATCAGCCAGCCCAATTCCGTGCATTTGCTCTACTCCAAAGGTGGACAAAGCACGAGCAACGTCACCGCGAAGAGTTGCATGGAAGCGTGCCTGCGCATGAAGCCCGACCGCATCATCCTTGCGGAGTTGCGCGGCGACGAGTCGTTCTACTTCATTCGCAACTGCGCCTCCGGTCATCCTGGTTCCATCACCAGCTGCCATGCTGGCAGCATCGGCCAGACCTGGGACCAGCTGGCGTTGATGGTCAAGGCCTCGGCCGAAGGCTCAGGCCTGGAATTCGCCGTCATCAAGCGGTTGCTGATGATGACCATCGACATCGTTGTCCATATCAAATCGCATGCGGGCCGGCGCTATATCACAGGTATCGATTTCGATCCGGAGCGCACGCATTCGGGTGGAGGGTGA
- a CDS encoding TrbI/VirB10 family protein, which yields MNSNLPPSDENYGRDNGQPRNPQADDAPRENPYFARQQQTADPDLDANEPVLRSSDLKKLNRKALVFLAGIAALLIVAIFWLVSGSSTPEPAPKPRQEAVVAPALPQTAAAPPVQPAEPVQLAEQPSLPPLPPMPTDTDAQMQSAPRQERGPSLLERRMAGLQQQDAGGQGLGGMMPGQEQGGAPMQQEQETSAKPIANPDGLLVRGTYIRCVLETRIITDFPGFTSCIITEPVYSINGRRLLLPKGSKILGQYGPAEPTGPRMQVVWDRITTPTGIDVTLVGPGVDNLGSAGHPGQYSAHWASRISSALMISLLSDAFKWAAAEHGPKTTTTGLNSGIVTEQPYESNTAQSIQRLADQALDRRRPATVTINQGTIVNVYVAKDVDFTAVLPR from the coding sequence GTGAACTCGAATCTACCTCCGTCTGACGAAAACTACGGCCGCGATAACGGCCAGCCGCGCAATCCGCAAGCGGACGACGCGCCGCGCGAGAATCCCTATTTCGCTCGCCAGCAGCAGACCGCCGACCCGGATCTGGATGCCAACGAGCCGGTGCTGCGCTCCAGCGACCTGAAGAAGCTCAATCGCAAGGCGCTGGTGTTCCTGGCCGGTATCGCCGCGCTGCTGATCGTGGCGATCTTCTGGCTGGTGAGCGGCAGCAGCACGCCCGAGCCGGCGCCGAAGCCGCGCCAGGAGGCAGTGGTGGCGCCTGCGCTGCCGCAGACCGCGGCGGCGCCGCCGGTGCAGCCGGCCGAGCCGGTGCAGCTGGCCGAGCAGCCGAGCCTGCCGCCGTTGCCGCCCATGCCCACCGATACCGACGCGCAGATGCAGTCGGCACCGCGACAGGAGCGTGGGCCGTCCTTGCTGGAGCGGCGCATGGCTGGCCTGCAGCAACAGGACGCCGGCGGCCAGGGTCTTGGCGGCATGATGCCGGGACAGGAGCAGGGCGGTGCGCCGATGCAGCAGGAGCAGGAGACCTCTGCCAAGCCGATCGCCAACCCGGACGGTCTGCTGGTGCGTGGCACCTATATCCGCTGTGTGCTGGAGACGCGGATCATCACCGATTTCCCCGGCTTCACCTCCTGCATCATCACCGAGCCGGTGTACTCCATCAACGGCCGCCGCCTGTTGCTGCCGAAGGGATCGAAGATCCTCGGCCAGTACGGTCCCGCGGAACCGACCGGCCCGCGCATGCAGGTGGTCTGGGACCGCATCACCACGCCGACCGGCATCGATGTGACCCTGGTCGGTCCCGGCGTCGACAACCTCGGCAGCGCCGGCCACCCGGGCCAATACAGTGCGCATTGGGCGAGCCGCATCTCGTCCGCGCTGATGATCAGCTTGCTCAGCGACGCCTTCAAGTGGGCGGCGGCCGAGCATGGCCCGAAGACCACGACGACCGGCCTCAATTCCGGCATCGTCACCGAGCAGCCGTACGAGAGCAACACGGCGCAGTCCATCCAGCGTCTGGCCGACCAGGCCCTGGATCGTCGCCGTCCCGCCACCGTGACCATCAACCAGGGCACCATCGTGAATGTCTACGTCGCCAAGGACGTCGACTTCACGGCCGTGTTGCCGCGTTGA
- a CDS encoding TrbG/VirB9 family P-type conjugative transfer protein has translation MSFLTKTGSAHIALLALGLFAPIASAQVVQQYEYEPDKIYQVRTGLGITTQIELSPNEKILDYSTGFTSGWELSRRENVFYLKPKNVDVDTNMMIRTATHSYILELKVVATDWQRLEQAKQAGVQYKVTFTYPKDTSFAAASEEVKDESQLDTRLTKDRHYYFDYDYSTRSKQMWIVPSSVYDDGKFTYIKMDLTRFPTGNFPAVFGREKESDEDFLVNTTVEGNTLIVHGTYPFLVIRHGKNVVGLRRNKQK, from the coding sequence ATGAGTTTCCTGACGAAAACCGGTTCGGCGCATATTGCGTTGCTGGCTCTGGGCCTGTTCGCGCCGATCGCGTCGGCCCAGGTGGTCCAGCAGTACGAGTACGAGCCTGACAAGATCTATCAGGTGCGTACCGGCCTGGGCATCACCACCCAGATCGAGCTGAGCCCGAACGAGAAGATCCTCGATTACAGCACCGGTTTCACCAGTGGCTGGGAACTCAGCCGTCGCGAGAACGTCTTCTATCTGAAGCCGAAGAACGTCGACGTCGACACCAACATGATGATTCGCACCGCGACCCATTCCTACATACTGGAATTGAAGGTGGTGGCCACGGATTGGCAGCGGCTGGAGCAGGCCAAGCAGGCCGGCGTGCAGTACAAGGTCACCTTCACCTATCCGAAGGACACCAGCTTTGCCGCGGCCAGCGAAGAGGTGAAGGACGAGTCGCAGCTCGATACACGGCTGACCAAGGACCGCCATTACTACTTCGATTACGACTATTCCACGCGCTCCAAGCAGATGTGGATCGTGCCGAGCAGCGTCTACGACGATGGCAAGTTCACCTACATCAAAATGGATCTGACGCGTTTCCCGACAGGCAATTTCCCGGCCGTGTTCGGCCGCGAGAAGGAGAGCGACGAGGATTTCCTGGTCAATACCACCGTCGAGGGCAACACCCTGATTGTCCACGGGACCTATCCCTTCCTGGTCATCCGCCACGGCAAGAATGTTGTCGGCTTGCGTAGGAACAAGCAAAAGTGA